The following nucleotide sequence is from Aphelocoma coerulescens isolate FSJ_1873_10779 chromosome 9, UR_Acoe_1.0, whole genome shotgun sequence.
GCACTCAAGATGCTCAACCTGGTTTGTGCCCACTGCTGTTACCTTGTAAGCAGATCCAAGAGAGAAATCCTGGTGAGTCTCCCCTAGTGAAACATCTTGCTGAATACTTAGCAGTGCTCTGTAGGGGTGTGAGCAGAAATGGCCTATCTAGACCCTGTGTAGCCCTTGCCAAAGGTGCACTCTCAGTCCCAGAGGGTGGAACTATTAAAACAATCTGTCCCCtggcatattttttttctgggattgcTGTTCCAGGATAGATGGCATCTTCTGccatttccaaaggaaatttcATGTCTTATGCACATTTGAAAATATGGACACTGTATGGACACAGTGTGCAGTGTTAACTGAGGTGTAGCAGCAAGTTGTTCTTATAACTatcctctctgtcccctcttccTTCTGTTCTGCCTGTCAGCTGCTCTCAGACCTCATCACTCACATTTTTCAGACCCTAGAGTACCTCTTTGACTTGCACTTCATATTCCATGTAGGCTTTCAGCTTTCATCATTCCTATCTTAGTTTGGCTAATATGAGTTTGGAGGTAAGACTCTTGGATAAGCAGACTTGCAGGCTGGAAACCCAGCAGGTCACTACAGGAACACTGCTGCTGGTTTTGGTGCCAGAGTGGATGTAGGTGTTTGTGACAGCACCACTCTTCACTGTACAGGCTCACCCTTTGAATCTgggttctttctttctttccttttttttttttttcctgcttgcacCATGAAACACCCCTTTCCATTGCCAAACAGGATTTCAGCGAGGTGGGTGGCTTCCACCAGGACAcatgaaaactggaaaaaaactggGACACTACTTTTGAGATTGTTTTTAAAGAAGACTTTGGAGAAAGAAGCTGATTTCTTTTACGAGGGGGTGCTGTCTCCCTGCAGTGTGTTCTGTCACCATGTCACAAGATTTCTAAAAGGAGCAGAATCAGTAGGACACTGGTGTATCAGTCTGCAAGGAGCAGCTTCCTTCGCTCACATCCCATATTTGACTAAACTGGTATCACATGGTTCAGTCTCCCCACTCTTCTCCCACCCGCTGCCTGCTTCCGCCAACAGTCCTCTCAAAATGTGCTTTGTAACTAAAGACTCCTCTAAAGAGCTGACTCTTCCAGTTCCCTGCGTAACAAAAACTTGTGCTGCTCATAAATAGATTTGCAATTACCAAGGGAAACAGAAGAATCTGTGCAGTCCAGATGCATCAGAGCGGCCTCCCATCCTGTCTTAAAGAAGCCTCTGAAATTCAACACACATTGCTCAGGCATAGCTGGGAGACCTCTGCAGAAATCTTTCCTTTGAGCAGCATTCCTATACTACAGGATCTGCTGTTTGCAGCAGAATTGTCAAGGAACCTCAGAGTCCCTGTCTAGTGTCTTTACAAAAAATGATAAAAGTTCTTTGTATTTTTGACTAGCCTGGGGTTTCATGTATTTCTTATAGCAGTCAAGGGTAAGAATTGCCTGGCCAGCATGAGACATCCTGAGCTTACAAATTAGTTGTCTGCTAATAGCATCCAGTGTGTGGTTATTGCTGTCTGAGCAATTCCAGCCACTTTCTGATCATCTAGGAGGTCAGACTTCCTTAGGTCTTGGGACTTAAAGGATGTTTTCATGTAGAAAAAAGGCATTTCAAGGTTATGCATCAAATAGGATGAACCTGAGAGGAAAAATCAAGAGTATGACTGGTCCTGACTATGCTGGGTCCTATGGAAGGATTAAGCAGTAGAAAAGAGGGAAGCAGTGGATGTGTGAATGATCCTTAGCTTTCCCTGTATAACAGATAACAAATACAAGGAAGATCCCTTCTATATATCTTTTCCCTAGACTGCGAGGGAACTCGAGGGGGGCATACACCAGTTAGTGCCTGGGTCTGGCTTGGCTCCTGGAAGAATTCCTGTGAAAGGCTTCTTCTGTGTGCAAGGTTCTGCTGATTCTCCTTTGTGGAACCTTTCTGAGCACCCCATTGCTCCTTTGACCTCTCTCTATTTCCCATGCAGCAGAAGTCTCCCTGAATTCAGTGACTGCCCTGAAAATCACCCCATTCAGTTTGATGAGACCAAGTTAGACTAACAGAACAGCATCTTGTTTTTCCTATGTTTTCTTTTGGTGGCAATGGTTGCACATCTAAAGCATCAGGAAGAAAGGCTTCAAGAAGGAACCCAAAATTAGGAAATACATATGTTAGAAATAAGTTTTTATGTCATATTTTTCTTGTGATCAGTTTCTTCAAAGACAAATCTTTGTGTTCCTCCTTATTTACACAAAGTTAGTCATGAAACAGCAGTGGATCCCAGCACACACTACAATGGTCATGAAATCAGTTCATCTGAAATTCTGTAATGGATGGAGAGCATCTTTGCATTgcctttttttcactttttttaaaggaaagaatATTCTCTGGTCATCTGTATCAGTCACAATTCATTCAAGGATGTGTCCCAAATGTAGTTGTTATATAAAGTAAAatatcttttctctgtttttattctctttgtaTCTTAGTGCTTGAAGTAGAAATAAATCCTTTTTTCCTGACACTGAAGAAACAACAAAGGAATGAAGTTCTGTTGGTAGAACTCACTTGCTCACCTGTGTTAGTCTGAATTCGTGTTTAGTAAACCAACCAGTAAGCCTGGCCTACAGgtggtgctcctgattctcaCATTCTTGCCTTTCTCATGCTTGCAAGCATACTTACCTGTTAGGATGCCAAATTTAATAGCTCGGGAAGATCTTAAACTAGTTACACATCTAGGAGAACAGAACTCCTTTAAGGTGCTTTAGAAAGAAGTGGTAACTGTACACCAGTCTCCCACTTAGCTTTGCCAAATAACCTTTTCAGTGTCACACAAAGTACTACTGCAAATTAATGTGGTTTGCCCAGTAACAGCAAGAGGCTTCTTAAGTATCAGTGAACCTACTTTGATGCCACGAGAGCTGGTCCTTCagctaaaataaatttttttgtgtgtttgacCCTACAAATTCCGGTTTGGTGTTTACAGACAACTCCACAGGGCTTCTGTAAATTTCATTAGGTTTTCTGTAACCCCTATTGCCTCCTTCTCCCAGGTGTTCCTGGGACTGAGATGAGCAGAGCTCAAATGGCCCACTGGTGCTATTAAGTACTTGGGTTGAGTACCGGTCTTggtattttccttctttgtatTTGCACTTACATGCGTGCTGAACTGGAGTGCCTACTTCTGTTGTACATTCATGGGCTGTAGAAACTTGGGATGAAAGCTTTGTGACAGGGTGGTGTGTGCCACACAGTGTTGGCTGACAGGATTCCTTGAAATCCCTTCACATGTTAAATAGATTTATGAGTAAGGGGGGCAGTTTGAAGAGACTGCAAACCCCTAAAGCCTTAGGTAATCCTGAATTTGGCTAGCTAAACTATTTATAGAACGCTCTATGCCTATTCTAAATATACTTTCCTCAAGGGGACCTTATCTCAACTCCCTGCTCCACCACTTCAGTTGGATCAGCAATGCTGCTGTGATCTGTTAGCAAAAATTCCTTCTCTTGTtctgtggcagagctgcagatGTTGCTGGTTCAGGACTTGAAGGGGAAATTCTGTGCCAAGCAGAGCTCAAGGGTTTGAATTTAAACTGCAGCCAGCCAGGTAGAGAGATATTGATGATATATTAGATCATTTCCTGTAACCATTTCCTTACTATTTTTCAATATTTCCTGTCTGCTGGTCGCTCTAGAGTTCTGGAGAGGGAAAATCAAGTGACTCATTGACGGTGTACAGAAGGCAGGACTTGAGTCCCACTTGCTGTTGGTTGAATGGGGTTAGACTATCAAGTCTGTTACTCCCACTTAAGGACAAAGAATCTCTTCAGGAGAAGGAGAGCAACTCATCCAACAGCAGATTCCATAGTGGAGAATCTCTACCTTTTAGAAAAATCgtgattttcctttttagtCAAAGGCTCTGGGATAGAAGTTTTGGTGCAAAGGGCACACCACAGAGCATTTTTCATCCTTCAAGTTTTAAAACACttagaaaaaggcatcctttaTTGAATCCTATAGGTTTGAGCATTTTCTTCTGTAGGGTAGTTACATTCTGTGCGCCTATCTCAGGAACATCTGCAGATCTGCGTCACAAATGCTGCAGATCACAGTCCTGAGTGGGAAATTTTGTGTGAGTGTAGAGGCAGGATGGGCCATCAGAACCCTTCATATCATGAATAGCTGTGCTGCCCCACAGTTAGGGCCAGTAGTACTTTaatctttgggggaaaaaaaagaattgctccctgtccCTATGATGTGATTGATCCAGACTCTACTTCATGGGTGTTGGACTCAACTTACAACAGAGGTGTAAAGCACTGAGGCTGCTTGCACTGGTTGAAGGAGAGGATTCAGAGGCTTTGTGTCAGTATTGTCTGCAGAAGTCATGTCAATTTAGGTACCCATTAGAAAACCCCTTCTGGGTACAGCAAAGGAGTGACTGCTACTTATTTGGCCTCTGGGATAGAGAAGCCTGTGCAAGACTTTGACGTTCCACAGATCAGGGTAACATAGCTCACTGTGTATCTAAGCCTCAGAAAATGTTTTTGAGGTTGACAGAAGCTTTTCTTAGTTATTACCCTTTGAGGATGAACAGAGCAACGTGTGGCAAGATCGCAGAATGGGATTAACTCAGGATTTAGCAGGAAGAGTTTCTTAGCGCTCCTTGAGAGCTATTTCCTTCtactgcagcccctggagctgcaTGAAATGGAAGGGGTTATGTCCTTGCCTGGCTGGCAGGAAAATCATCCCAGCTCAGTGCAGCAAAATGGACTGGGTCCAGTGCTCTTGGAAGGAATGAAACAGGTAAAGTGTATTTAACAAGGAATTTCACATGGCAGGGTTTCAGTTACACTGAATATTGCCCCAAGATGCATTCTGCTTCACACAGAGGTCTCTTCCTATAGTCTCCTTGGCTTTTCCAAGGAATGAGTGTCCACAGAGCTTTAGATTTTGCTCTGGTCATGGCTTACCTATATGCATACAGATAGCATTTCCTTGTTGCTATCCTAGCATGCAGGAAAGAACAGGTGAGTCTCTCTGCTACTCAGCCTAGTGCAGCCATCAGTGCcttgggatgctgctgctcctctctgctaGGGTGACCCACTCAGTATAGACAGTGTCTGTGATCCTACAGGGATGCTTTACCACAGGAAACTCTCTGCAATCACTGGGACTATGACAGAATGGGTGCTCAGACTGTAGTGCTGATCATTTGTGTCTAAGTAAAAAACATTCCTAATGTGTCTGCCTGTGATTTGTGGGCTGACAGAGTGACTGGCAGCTTTCTGGCTCACTCTGTTATGCCTCTGGCTAGTTATTCCCACTGCTGTCTCTCTAAGACTGGCTTCCTTTTAGTGGAAGTTGTCCATTTGACCATCCTTGATATAAACAAACCATATCGCCATTCAGAAACTGGAGTCAGTAATGCATGCCAGCAGAAACTAGTGCATTTGTGCTTGTAAGGAATAAATATCTATCTATTTTgtagatagatatatatatcTACCCTTTTGTAGTGCTTATAACAGCTTTAGCATCTCCATTCAAAGCCACTGGCCTTTGTTCCCTCATGGCTGAGGTGTGGTGGCTGAATTGAGGCTGGGAAGCAACCAAAAGCATTTAACCACAAGAGAAATGCCAGCAGTGAAACAGCCCAGAAAGCAGGAGCAGACTACAGAGCAGTTGAAGTGCAGAGCTCAATTTTAAGCCTAATTTGAACACTGAATGAGGTGCTAATATCTCAGCTCCTGTGTAGTGTCTCTTCTCAGTCTGCTGCTTGTGTTCAATGGACACAGTACAGTGTGGTGTATATATAGAATACCCAGTGAAAAGCTGGCTTTGTGCAACTGGTACAGGCACTGCAGGGTGAAGGGAAATGTCTGGTTTTggtgctgaaaataaaaatctgtcttCATGTCTGTGTTCTGGGGAGCTGATCAGGTATTTTATGTCATTGCAGCTTGAAGAACCAATTTCAGAGCTGGCTTCTCTAATTGCCTGATCTTTTAACCTGCTCCATTCGCCCATAAGAGAAGGATGCATTTCCTTTGTTCATGTTGCCTTGTTCATCAGTAAATGTAAAGCAGATTGTAATATTAGACTTGCTTGAACTAACATTTGTACCTATTCATTCACTCATGTACAAACCAACTCCCTGATGCTGGTCCAGCTTTTTTCTGTAccagagagaaaataagaatAGTGAGTCAATTAATATTCTCTTTTCTCTATGGAGTGTTGGTGAAACATTTGGATACCATGGAAATGAATGTCAATATGGTGAAACACTGGTTTAGAAGGTGTTTAAAAAGCTAAATTTAGTCCTGGAAGTAGCTTTGCTGTGTTTCACCAGaggcttctgcttttttccATTGCTCGCAGTGTGATGTTTAGGATGGCCTTCATACATTCCCAGGAATGCCATGAAAAGCCATGGCATCCCAGGGAAGGCTATGCCCTGAGTCAGGTGAGATCAAAGGTTGTCTGAGTGCTGGGCCTGATGCATATTTTTGCCACACCAAAAGCGATAGATACCtctggttgcttttttttcctgcttggcATGGAATGGATTTTAATCCTGGTTAAATCCTGAATCCTGaatttttttgccttctttgaAAGGACttctctttctgtctttttcagGCATGGTTCAGAAACTTGACCAGAAGCTGCCTGTAGCCAACGAGTATCTGCTGCTGTCGGGCGGCGTGCGGGAAGGTGTGGTGGACATTGACCTTGATGAGCTGAATGTTTATGCCCGGGGCACAGACTATGACATGGACTTCACCCTGCTGGTGCCTGCGCTGAAGCTGCATGACCGCAACCAGCCAGTCACGCTGGACATGCGCCACTCGGCCCTGTGCCACTCCTGGCTGAGCCTGCGCCTGTTCGATGAAGGAACCATCAGCAAATGGAAGGACTGCTGCACAATCGTGGACCATATCAATGGAGCTACCAATTACTTCTTCTCCCCAACAAAAGTTGCAGACTGGTTCTATGAATCCATTAGCATTGTCCTCTCTGAGATCCAGAAAAAGCCCCAACGAGGGATGCCAAAGGTGGAGAAGGTAGAAAAGAATGGGACTATCATATCCATCATTTTGGGAGTGGGCAGCAGCCGCATGCTGTATGACATTGTCCCTGTGGTGTCCTTCAAAGGCTGGCCAGCTGTGGCACAGAGCTGGCTGATGGAGAACCACTTCTGGGATGGGAAGATCACAGAGGAGGAAGTCATAAGTGGCTTTTACTTAGTGCCTGCATGTTCCTACAAGGGGAAGAAGGACAATGAATGGAGGCTGTCATTTGCCAGGAGTGAAGTGCAGCTGAAAAAGtgcatctccagcagcctcatgCAAGCCTACCAGGCCTGCAAAGCCATCATCATCAAACTGCTGTCCCGCCCCAAAGCCATTAGTCCATATCACCTGCGGAGCATGATGCTGTGGGCTTGTGACAGGCTACCAGCTAGCTACCTGGCCCAGGAGGATTATGCAGCCCATTTCCTCCTGGGTCTCATTGATGATCTCCAGCACTGCTTGGTCAACAAGATGTGCCCTAACTACTTCATCCCGCAGTGCAATatgctggagcacctctccgaAGACACCGTCATGCTCCATGCGCGGAAGCTGTCCTCGGTGCGCTCCGACCCTGCCGAGCACCTCCGAACTGCCATCGAACACGTCAAAGCAGCCAACAGGCTCACCCTGGAGCTCCAGCGGCGGGGCAGCACCACCAGCATCCCCTCCCCACAGTCAGATGGAGGGGACCCCAACCAGCCTGATGACCGATTAGCCAAAAAGTTGCAACAGCTAGTGACTGAGAACCCTGGGAAGTCCATCTCTGTCTTCATTAATCCAGATGATGTCACAAGGCCCCACTTCAGAATTGACGATAAATTTTTCTGAGCTTTCGTcaatgtttcttgggatttttatttgttttgtttttaaaaactcttGCAGTGTGCAGGTTTTTTCGTTTGGTTTTCCTTGATGACTTAGTCTCTTGGTTTTTACATATCCAACGTAGATTTGATCGATTGAGAACAATCTGAATAAATTATAAATCCTGGTTCTGCAGGACGGTGCAGATTTTGAAACAGTATATTACTATTTCATAtgctgctttgatttttttcacctACCCTGCCCCATTGTCTGTGAGTAGTTTCTAAAGGAGGACATGCATCATAAACACAAGCCACAGTGTAATGTAGGGGTTTTTTCCAAGCTTCCATAATTTATGTACATTGTTGGGCCTGGAGAAAGGACAACTCACCTTCCGTTGCTTCAGAAACTCACTTCTTTTTCCTTGAGCTTCCATCACCCTAAAGAAATGAGGAGAGACTGGGTTGGAAAGCACTACTGGTAATTTGGCAAGGCCAAATCTACTGGGCTGAACCCCAGTTCATCTGTTC
It contains:
- the MB21D2 gene encoding nucleotidyltransferase MB21D2 isoform X1; this translates as MKMAAPLASKAGSAGTTSKPPFPELDFRSGARVEELNKLIQEFTKHDQREYDDQRALEIHTAKDFIFSMLGMVQKLDQKLPVANEYLLLSGGVREGVVDIDLDELNVYARGTDYDMDFTLLVPALKLHDRNQPVTLDMRHSALCHSWLSLRLFDEGTISKWKDCCTIVDHINGATNYFFSPTKVADWFYESISIVLSEIQKKPQRGMPKVEKVEKNGTIISIILGVGSSRMLYDIVPVVSFKGWPAVAQSWLMENHFWDGKITEEEVISGFYLVPACSYKGKKDNEWRLSFARSEVQLKKCISSSLMQAYQACKAIIIKLLSRPKAISPYHLRSMMLWACDRLPASYLAQEDYAAHFLLGLIDDLQHCLVNKMCPNYFIPQCNMLEHLSEDTVMLHARKLSSVRSDPAEHLRTAIEHVKAANRLTLELQRRGSTTSIPSPQSDGGDPNQPDDRLAKKLQQLVTENPGKSISVFINPDDVTRPHFRIDDKFF
- the MB21D2 gene encoding nucleotidyltransferase MB21D2 isoform X2 — its product is MVQKLDQKLPVANEYLLLSGGVREGVVDIDLDELNVYARGTDYDMDFTLLVPALKLHDRNQPVTLDMRHSALCHSWLSLRLFDEGTISKWKDCCTIVDHINGATNYFFSPTKVADWFYESISIVLSEIQKKPQRGMPKVEKVEKNGTIISIILGVGSSRMLYDIVPVVSFKGWPAVAQSWLMENHFWDGKITEEEVISGFYLVPACSYKGKKDNEWRLSFARSEVQLKKCISSSLMQAYQACKAIIIKLLSRPKAISPYHLRSMMLWACDRLPASYLAQEDYAAHFLLGLIDDLQHCLVNKMCPNYFIPQCNMLEHLSEDTVMLHARKLSSVRSDPAEHLRTAIEHVKAANRLTLELQRRGSTTSIPSPQSDGGDPNQPDDRLAKKLQQLVTENPGKSISVFINPDDVTRPHFRIDDKFF